CAAGAGACATGCCCTCGGGGCGGGTGGTGTACACGGTGATGAGGGGCTCGTAGTCGCTGTCGAGGCCGGTGATGACAGTGGTGATGATGTCCTCCTCACGCATGGGGCGGCCGACAACTGCCAGCTGATCGGCGTTGGCGCGGATCTTGGTGAAATAATCCGCCATGGAAAGAGTTCCTTTCCTGAAGACCGCCATGTCCAGCTTGATCTGGACGATGCTGGCGCGGCAGTGGGTGGTGTACATCTCCTCGACATGAGACCAGATGGCCCGAGAAGTCTCCAGCTGATGCACTTGCTGCAGCACCTCATCGGAGATAAACGCGATGAGGTAGCTGAGAGCGATCTGATCCTGGCAAAACCAGGTGGCATACTCCGGATTGGGAGCACGCACCCCCTTGTCATTGGGGTCCAGAAGCTTGGAGGGAGCTGGGAGCATGCCATCGATGTAGCCCGTGGCGCCAGCTATGCGCAGAGGGGGAAGAACTTGAGCCTTCCAGAGGAGAAAATTGGATGTGGTGAGCTTGGCGGTGATAAGGCTAGCGGAGGGAGGAGGAACAACAGAGGCCGGCGGCCCATTGAAGGTGGCGGGGAGGGAGAGCGTGGTtagggcagaggaagaagaagcagaagccgTAGGGGAGCCCATGATGCGATCAAGCGGGTAGGCCTGATACCATGTGAAACGAGAGAGAAAGAAATTGGATCGGTGCACCAAACCTGATGGTCTCAGGATGTATTTATAGGGTGCAACTAGGACACAAGATACAGTTGGTTACAGGAGATAAGTACAATATTAACAGACTCCTATATCCTAACAATATACAATTTAACAAATTTAGCTTGACCTTGATGATTGATTTCCCAAGTATGCATTTCGCTGGGTTAAGTAGAATATCAATTAGGATTAATTATTCTGATAACAAAATGAATTAGCTCCTGTAACATCTTCAAGTTTTTTAATACTATATAATCaccttttaaaaaaattgaatgccTTTCCAGGACAACAGATATGCACAAGCAGCCAATCTGCAAGGCAATTTTGATACTCTTTGCAAGGCTGGAGCTCCCTCGCcgctgaagatgaagatgaagacgagGACGATGAAGAGCTAGTCCCGCGAACACCAACATCGGCTGCCAAATGCTCGGTTCAGCCCGCTCGGTCGTGCGTGGTGCATGAGACAGAGGCTTGTGGGGGTTGGCGGAAGGTTTTGCCGCGGCGAGGCCCGCGTCATTCAACGCCGCCGGCTCCTGCAGTGGCTCCTCGCCCCCTTCCGGCTTGGCTTCATGGTCGATGTTGTAGATGCCTTTTTCATGGGCATCGTGCAGCGGATTGCAGACACCCGTTTAGGTGCTCTCGGTGCCTTGAGAATGGCCACCGCGCGCGCGGATGTCGCAACGCGTGGCGTCCGCTCAGCTTGTTGGCAAGTCTTGCCGCATCGCCTTTGACCTGCCCCGTCGCCGAGCATCGTGAAGCTCCAGCTCCTTGCCAGGCCCAGATAGAAGCCCCAATCCTTCCCAAGACGTGTCGTCGTGATTCTTGGGCATCCATTGTTTCTGCTCCTGTTGCCTCTGTGGCCATGGCAGATGTGTCGTTGCGGTCCGCAATGGAGGGACAAGCGGAGCTGCTGCGCTCTGAGCTCCTCAACATGGCTTCCTTTCGACTCGAGGAAATGGTTCAACCTCTGCGCGATGTCGTTGACTCCATGAAAGGTTGGATGCTTCAGATGGGGAACTTTCTTGAGCGAGCTGAGGCTGTTCTGAGTGGGCTCTCGCAGGTGTCACCTGTGTTGCAAACTGCTCCTATGCAGCACCCCCTGATTGTGCCTGATGTCAACCTTGAGGACGAGAATGGAGATGGGCTTCATGGACGTTTCTCTCCTCGTGCTGGAGTCGGATCACCGTTATCTGCCTCTGAGGGTTCGTGCATTGATGTGGTTGTGGCTCCGGTGCTACAGATCATGCCCGAGCTTCTGGAGCTGTGTGGGGAGTCGACTCCGCCTCTGTCCGTCGAGCAACTGAAGGTGGACCCCCTCGAGAGCTCGGTTGTGGCATTACCACCATTACCACCCCTCGAGCCCAGCCAGATGCTCGACTCTGAGAAGGGGGATTCCGACGTTGCAATGTCTTGCTCGTCTGTGTCCATTGGGCAAGTGGTTCCTGTAGGTGATATGGTTGTCGCACCCAGAGCATTGGCTCGTGTGCCTGGGGCTCTCATAGCGAAAGAGATTTGCGATTTCCTCGCTACCTTGGACGCTGCTAACCCTGGATCCGGCAAGACGATTGGGTGTCTCCTTAAGGAGAAGGCCATCAGGGATAAGAAAAGTGGTGGTGCTAGCTCTCGTCCTGTCGTCttgaaggagaaatcaaacaagtgcaGAACCAAGAAGAGTGGCGCTATAGAAAAGGCGTCGGCGGTTGCTTGATGGATAGCTCTCAGTGTTTGGACATGTCATCACGGGTGTGCTCAGGTCCGTGGACTTTGCCGATGTTGGGTCCTCTAGTTACCTTCGATATGTGGGGGCTCACTTGTGAAGTTGAATTTCATGTGCAAGCGGATTGTAGGGGTGGCGTGATGGGGGAGTTTGTCTGTCTTTCTTTGTGGTCTTGTGGTCTTATGATTTGGGAGTAGTCCGCTTGTATCATGAGATTGTGGCTTGGTTGTCCTTCAGGGCCAAGCATGTaacggttttcgcccggttttccgtaAATTAACCAggcaactctcttcttcttaatcaatgaataaggcaaaacttttgccttcgtttcaaaaaaataaaataaaattctatccTTTGTCAAGTTGTGTTACAGCACCACGCACTTTGGTGATGAGCGGCGTCTTTGGGAGATTGCAGGTGCACGGGGCCTCACTACGTTGACTGCTCCGGCCTTTGTTGTTTAGCCGTGGTCCTGTGCGTTCATTTTTTCCCTTTGATTTTCAGGCGAGAATGTAAACTAAGAACTTTAGTGAGGCGTGCGCGGCGTGTGTTCAGTGGGCATCGTATGGGTTCTTGTCCCATTTCTTCCTCATATAATGATACGTCCGAGAAAAACAAGCAGCCAATTTGACATCAGAAAGAGCTTTTATCAGCACTTTTCTCAAAGGCGGCTTTGTTAGCGACATTCCAGGTCGCCCAGCACAAAGGCCAcaggacatactccctccgttcggaattactcgttcaggaaatgaatgtatttagatgcattttagttgtagatacatccatttttatgacaagtaattccgaacagagggagtagaagaaAAGATTAAGTGGAATTTTAGCTGTCCACACCCACTTGTAGTGAGATCCAGGAACATCACATTCAAGCCATTGATACATAGAATTAGATTCAAACTTTCCTTTATCTAATAGTACTAGCCTCTGCACCTCATCAGGCTCTTGGGAGCTTTGCCTGTACGTATGAACTCCTTGTTTATATATATTCCACTTCTACTGCTATTGCAAGTCACAACTCCTGCCTAGAAAATCATCCTACCAATCTTGGAGGAGGTTTCTCACTGAGATAAATCATCACTAATGAACTGATCACCAGTACATGAACCAATGGAGTATGTACACCAATTACTGCAGTAGTTAAcacaaaagaaacaaaaaagaaaaactgCAACCAACAAACGACGGATGCCCTACAAAATTGCTGGCTGCGCAAGCGCAGCCGTACGAGGCATCTAACACCCGTCGGCACAATAACTCAATAAGCCCTACAGCAATCGTCTACTCATCAGACTCCAGCAGTCTCCTCAGGTTGCAAAGGGCCTCAGCAGACAGGCTCTTGCAAGATCTTATCCTCCTCGATGACGCCTCCTCCGAAGACCGCAGGCACCCGCCAAGCTCCGAGGCAAAGCAAATGACGATCACCGTGAGGTTGTCAAAGGTCTGGAGCCTCTTCGCCTCCATGGCGAGCTCCCTCGCGCACCTCTCGGGGTCATCGTGCCGTCGGAGCCCCTTCCGGACCAGGGTCACCGCCTGCTGGCTGGTCATGACGTCCCATATCCCGTCGCAGCCTATGATGAGGAACTCGTCATCCTCCGTGAGGACGGTCTGCTGGAACTCTGGCTCGGCGATCAGAGGTGACTGCGAGCCTTGAGGCATTTTCATGTCCCAATCCCCTAGAGCACGAGTAACCGACAATACTCCGTTGAGGTAGCCATCTTCAATGTATCCCCCACACTCAGTGACCCTTTGGCGCTCTGCTTCATATGTTGGCCTGTGATCACGGGACATCTCCATAGCCATGTCTTTCCTGCATAGAACTGCTCGGCAATCCCCAGCATTTGCAACCAACAACTGCCTGCAAGATAGGAAGAAGAGCAAAAGTTAGCATGCATATGCCAATACAATCATATCGTATCACAGAATGTGTCTGCGGAGGAGGCTTTGAGTGCATGCTCATCTTACCTTCCAAAGATCAAAGCTGTAAGAGCTGTGGTTCCCGACGATCGGCTGATGACTGAATCGTCTGCAAGAGCAAGGTCGGCACTCAAGAACGCTTTGCGGATTGAGTTCGCAACAGATTCAGAAAAAAAATCATCTTCTTGTAACCCTTCTGGGAACTCTGAATCCTCAAAGAACAACCTCATGGCATGCCTTTTCATGTAGGCTGCTGCATCTGAACCTCCATGGCCATCAAAAACCTACTGACAAATAACACAATTAGTTCAGATGGTGCAGGAGAATCATAGTAGGATAACAAGAATGATAGAAGGCCATACATACCCCATAGAAGGCATTAGGGGACGGGCACAGCAACAGCGAGCCAAGATGACCAGAAAGATTATCAATTCTGATATGCTCATCTTCCATGTACCGCCTAGGTCCAATATCAGCGAAGCTCCCAGATCTAATCTTGGGGACAAACTGTAGCGTCTCCAAAGGCGTCTTAACCTGCATTGAGCAGAGACCAATTAATATGCTGTCATGAACATATATCCTCCACCAAA
Above is a window of Triticum dicoccoides isolate Atlit2015 ecotype Zavitan chromosome 5B, WEW_v2.0, whole genome shotgun sequence DNA encoding:
- the LOC119307695 gene encoding probable protein phosphatase 2C 2, with translation MVAGPEVMHQVVPMLEASFRRCPVRGVEEVVVGVGVSSPPPPPVDSQAQVDLEVPDLVKTPLETLQFVPKIRSGSFADIGPRRYMEDEHIRIDNLSGHLGSLLLCPSPNAFYGVFDGHGGSDAAAYMKRHAMRLFFEDSEFPEGLQEDDFFSESVANSIRKAFLSADLALADDSVISRSSGTTALTALIFGRQLLVANAGDCRAVLCRKDMAMEMSRDHRPTYEAERQRVTECGGYIEDGYLNGVLSVTRALGDWDMKMPQGSQSPLIAEPEFQQTVLTEDDEFLIIGCDGIWDVMTSQQAVTLVRKGLRRHDDPERCARELAMEAKRLQTFDNLTVIVICFASELGGCLRSSEEASSRRIRSCKSLSAEALCNLRRLLESDE